The Bacteroides fragilis NCTC 9343 genome includes the window GTCATAGTCGTTGCCGACGAGATCTATGAACACATCAATTATATCGGAAAACATCAGAGCATTGCTCAGTTCCCCGAGATGAAAGACCGTACCGTGATTGTTAACGGTGTGTCAAAGGCGTATGCGATGACCGGATGGAGAATTGGGTTCATAGCCGGCCCGGAATGGATTGTGAAGGCTTGCAATAAACTTCAGGGACAGTATACTTCAGGCCCTTGTTCGGTATCTCAGAAGGCTGCCGAGGCTGCTTATACAGGTTCTCAGGCTCCGGTTGAGGAGATGCGTCAAGCCTTCGAACGTCGTCGTGACCTGATTGTAAAATTGGCAAAGGAAGTTCCCGGATTTGAGGTAAATGTACCGGAAGGTGCTTTCTACCTGTTCCCTAAATGCAGTTCTTTCTTTGGTAAATCAGCGGGTGACCGTAAGATTGAGAATTCGGATGATCTGGCGATGTATCTGCTTGAAGATGCTCACGTAGCATGTGTAGGCGGTACTTCTTTCGGAGCTCCTGAATGCATTCGCATGAGTTATGCTACCAGCGATGAAAATATCGTTGAAGCAATTCGCCGTATTAAAGAAGCATTGGCGAAGTTGAAATAAGATTCAGCCAATCAGATAAAAAAGGAGGGTGTTATCTGTGAAAAGGTGCATCCTTCTTTACTTTTAGAGTATTTGGTTTCGATACTCTGTTCTCTAAAGAGACATTACAACACAAAATATACACAACACATGAAGAACATTTTTTTTATCTGCTTATTCTTAAGCATGAGCCTCGCCGTATCCGGTAAGAAGGCTCAAGTGAGTATCTCCTGTCTGAAAACCGAGATGCTTGTAAATCCCCAAAACATTGATTGTCCCTCTCCCCGTTTGAGTTGGGAGATTTTATCTGATGTGAGAGATGTAAGACAAGTCTCCTACCATATCCTCGTATCCACTTCGTTGGAGAAATTAAACCGGGAAGAAGGTGATTTGTGGGATACGGGTGATGTGGCGTCCGATCAGTCCGCATATATTTCGTATGGCGGCGATATGCTCGATAGCCGTATCCAATGTTATTGGAAAGTGAGGGTAAAAACCAATAAAGGTATTTCCGCTTGGAGTGAACCTGCCAGTTGGGAGATGGGACTGTTGCATCCGTCGGACTGGCAGGCTGTGTGGATAGGGAGAGCTTTTCCACAAGATAAACTGGAGGGGAATACGCGAGTCCCTGCCCGTTATCTGCGCAAACCTTTCAATTTGAACTCGAAGAAAGTGAGAAAGGCTACCCTGTACATTTGCGGATTAGGATTTTATGAGACCTATATTAACGGAAAGAAGATTGGAGATCAGGTATTGGCTCCTACGCCTACGGATTATTCCAAATCGGTGAAGTATAATCGGTTTGATGTGACCGGACAATTATTAAAGGGAGCTAATGCCATCGGTGTCATCTTGGGCAACGGACGGTATACTTCGATGCGTATGCCGGGAGTGCGCCATTTTGATGTACCTAAAATGATTGCCCAACTTGAGGTATACTATGAAGATGGAGAGAAACGGGTGATTGCGAGCGATGCTTCCTGGAAAATAACGGCCGAAGGTCCCATCGGGACAAATAATGAGTTTGACGGTGA containing:
- a CDS encoding pyridoxal phosphate-dependent aminotransferase — translated: MNQLSDRLNSLSPSATLAMSQKSAELKAQGVDVINLSVGEPDFNTPDHIKEAAKKAVDDNFSRYSPVPGYPALRNAIVEKLKKENGLEYTAAQISCANGAKQSVCNTIMVLVNPGDEVIVPAPYWVSYPEMVKLAEGTPVIVTAGIEQDFKITPAQLEAAITPKTKALILCSPSNPTGSVYSKEELAGLAAVLAKYPQVIVVADEIYEHINYIGKHQSIAQFPEMKDRTVIVNGVSKAYAMTGWRIGFIAGPEWIVKACNKLQGQYTSGPCSVSQKAAEAAYTGSQAPVEEMRQAFERRRDLIVKLAKEVPGFEVNVPEGAFYLFPKCSSFFGKSAGDRKIENSDDLAMYLLEDAHVACVGGTSFGAPECIRMSYATSDENIVEAIRRIKEALAKLK